GAGGGGCAGATCTGGCCTTTCCTGGGTCAGCACAGGGCACCCGGGTGGGGGCACAGGTGGACACCCAGCACAGGCACCTAGGCAGGGGCACAAGCTCACTATCCGTTAGCCAGCCTAATTGTGTTTGGAGAAATATTCCTTGCTGTCATCCACGTTGGGCTTAATGGTGTCACTGCCAGGCTTCCAGCCAGCGGGACAAACTGTGGGAAGACACAAGGATGCACATGAAGGCTACAGCCCCAGGTTCAAGGTGAAGCAAAGCAAGGACctgtgttgcagaagaaaatgcTGGAAGCAAGTGGTCCAGGCCCAGGAATGTGGATATTAAGAGAAGCCCTCCAAGCTCagttcagtattttttctttctttcttttttttttttttgagacagagtcttgctctgttgcccaggctgaagtacagtggcatgatctgagctcatgcaacctctgcctcctgggttcaagcgattctcgtgccccagactcccaagtagctggaattacaggggtgcaccaccacgcctggctaatttttgtatttctggtagagaccaTGTTAGCCacacttgtctcgaactcctgacctcaagtcatctgcccgtcttagcctcccaaagtgctgcgattacaggtgtgagccaccatgcctagccaagttcagtattttctctttttcttttcttctttttttttttttttgagacagagtcccgctctgttgcccaggctggagtgcagtggcgtgatctcagctcactgcaacctctgcctcccaggttcaagtgattctcctgccttagtctcctgagtagctaggactacaagtgcccaccaccacaccctgctaattttttggtacttttagtagatacggggtttcaccatattggtcaggctgatctcaaactcctgacctcaggtgatccacctgccttggcctcccaaagtgctaggattacaggcgtgagccactatacctggccaaGTTCAGTATTTTCTAGTTGGTGTTTTTCCTACTCTTaattcttcaatttatttttgccacccagctctcctttttcttttttctttttttctaagatggagtcttgctctgttgcccaggctggagtgcagtggcgcgatctctgctcactgcaagctctgcctcctgggttcacgccattctcctacctcagcctccggagtagctgggactacaggcacccgccaccatgcccaactaatttttttgtatttttagtagagacggggtttcaccacgttagccaggatggtctcgatctcctgacctcatgatccgcctgcctcaacctcccaaagtgctgggattacaggcgtgagccaccgcacccggcctcttttttttttttttgagacggagtttcgcttcactcgttgcccaggctggagtgcaatggcgcgatctcagctcactgcaacctccgcctctcagcttcaaatgattctcttgcctcagcctcccaagtagctgggattacaggcatgcaccaccaggctgggctaattttgtatttttagtagagatggggtttctccatgttggtcaagctagtctcgaactcccgacctcaggtgatccacccgcctagacctcccaaagtgctgggattacaggtgtgagccactgcatctggcctcttttctttctttttttttttttttttaaccaataccccatctcttaaaaaaaaaaaaaaaaaaagaaagagatggggtattgctatgttgcctaggctggactcaaattcatgggcttaagcaatcttctgCCTCACTCTCCagagtaggtggaactacaggcatgagacacagcatcttcctgtctttttggCCCTTTTAATCCCATCTTTGTCCCTCTGCCCCACCCctacaggtttttttgttgttgttgtttttgagatggagtctcacactggcgcccaggctggtgtgcagtggtgccatctcggcttactgcaacccccttctgggttcaagggactctcctgcctcagcctcccaagtagctgggattacaggcacccgccaccacacccagctaatttttttgtatttttagtagagacggggtttcactatgttggtcaggctggtctcaaactcctgacctcatgattcacccaccttggcctctcaaagtgctgggattacaggtgtgagccaccacacccggcctatttgtttgtttttttgagacagggtcttgctgtgtcacccaggctggagtgcagtggtgcgatcacagcttactgcagccttgacctcccagtctcaagtgatcctccggcctcagcctcctgagtagctgggactataggcatgcttcacaaaccaggctaattttttttttttttttgagaccgagttttgctctgttgcccaaactggagtacaatggtacgatctcagctcactgcaacctctgcctcctgggttcaagcgaactcctgcctcagtctctcaagtagctgggattacaagcgtgcaccaccacgctcagctaattttttgtgttcttagtagagacggggtttcaccatgttggtcaggctgatctcgaactcctgatctcaggtgatccacccgccacagcttcccaaagtgctggcattacaaccgtgagccactgagcctggccccttTGTCTGCCTTGGTTGAATGTCAGGGGTATTTGTCTCCTACCACATTAGAAACATCCTGCAGACAAAACCCTGAGCTGAAACTTCTTTGGGGCCCTAACACCCATCTGGACAGGTAAGAGGACAGGCAGTGAATGTTTGCATGAGTGACAGAGGCACTCAGTATGTACCCATGTGTCATGTGTGTATCTGCTCACCTTCCCCATGCTCGTCTGTGTACTGGAAGGCCTGGACCAGCCGCAGAGCCTCATCCACGGAGCGTCCCACAGGCAAATCATTAACAGTGATCTGGCGAAGGACACCTTTGCCATCGATGATAAAGAGGCCCCTGAAGACATCAGGGTTCCCAGTGAGAGCTGGGAGCTCCCACTGCCAGAGACAAGGAAGGGACTACCAACCACCCGCTGCTAGCCACAGGGCTGGGGGCAGAGAAGACATTGTACAGGAGTGGTCCCAGCATCACAGGAATGGGGGGCGGGGCGCTCCCTGAGCCGGGCTGAGGGTCCCACCGTACCTGTAGGCAATGCCCTCATCTGTTTTCAGCACGCCGTAATCCTCAGACAAGCGTCTGGTCACGTCAGCAAGCAGGGGGATGTTCAGGGGGCCCAAGCCTCCCTCCTTCCGGGGGGTGTTGATCCTGGGAGTAGGAGAGACAGAGTTGGGGCCTCACGATGCCTGGCACAGCAGGGTCCTCATCCTGTGGGCCCAATGTGATAAGCACTGGAGGCCAGAGATAAGGGGCTTTAGAGTAGGCCACTGGGAGCCTCACCCACCCCACCCTGGGTTGGGTGCAAGGACTGTATCCCCACAGCTGGGAAGACTAAGTTTGAGAGGCAAAGCTCCAGCTAAGTGGCTTCACATGTGCTTGTAACTTGCAGCATCACCCAGCAGAGAGCCCGTGTTAAGAGTTCCCATCCTCCTCTAGCTGTGTCATGGGGTACAGCCCTTCACTTCGGTGAACTGGAGTTTCCATCTTCATGAAATAGGGCcgcacagcctccctcctgggaaCTAAGTAGATAGAGTAGATAGAGTTGCATCTGAGTTGCATCTGCAACTCTATATGCCAGGCAACTAGTTGTCAAATGCTAATTACTGTCATCATCCTTAAAGACTTGGGTGGCAATGTTTCCATTATTTTCAAGATGGGGAAACGCAGGT
This portion of the Pongo abelii isolate AG06213 chromosome 20, NHGRI_mPonAbe1-v2.0_pri, whole genome shotgun sequence genome encodes:
- the PRDX2 gene encoding peroxiredoxin-2 isoform X1, which encodes MASGNARIGKPAPDFKATAVVDGAFKEVKLSDYKGKYVVLFFYPLDFTFVCPTEIIAFSNRAEDFHKLGCEVLGVSVDSQFTHLAWINTPRKEGGLGPLNIPLLADVTRRLSEDYGVLKTDEGIAYRGLFIIDGKGVLRQITVNDLPVGRSVDEALRLVQAFQYTDEHGEVCPAGWKPGSDTIKPNVDDSKEYFSKHN
- the PRDX2 gene encoding peroxiredoxin-2, which produces MASGNARIGKPAPDFKATAVVDGAFKEVKLSDYKGKYVVLFFYPLDFTFVCPTEIIAFSNRAEDFHKLGCEVLGVSVDSQFTHLAWINTPRKEGGLGPLNIPLLADVTRRLSEDYGVLKTDEGIAYRGLFIIDGKGVLRQITVNDLPVGRSVDEALRLVQAFQYTDEHGEGPCFASP